One segment of Anatilimnocola aggregata DNA contains the following:
- the gcvPA gene encoding aminomethyl-transferring glycine dehydrogenase subunit GcvPA, with protein sequence MPYTYNTPDDERSMLQSIGVDSVAELFQFVPEEFRLQRPLDIPSALGELELTQHLSALANRNASAQQKACFLGGGSYDHFVPAVVDALASRGEFYTSYTPYQPEVSQGNLQVMFEYQTLICQLTGMDVSNASLYDGGSAVAEAVLLAMSVTGRNRVVVPASMHPEYRQILETYFACLGAELVTVAAPSGSVSLADIAAAVNAETACVVVQHPNFFGCLEDVQGIAKIAHAAGALLIQSFDPLSLGLLKRPADMDADVAVAEGQCLGTPMLFGGPYLGIMACKEQFVRRMPGRIAGQTVDRRGRRCWVLTMQTREQHIRREKATSNICTNQGLFALRAAIYLSEMGPQGLREVADLCVRKTAYAKQQLTSQPRFVSAFDRPTFKEFVVRDTQGRVAEMLEQAADAGYLAGVPLARWYPEMADCFLVAVTEKRTRQEIDGLVSALSAASKSSAPRPHTSLAQAAWA encoded by the coding sequence ATGCCTTATACGTACAACACGCCTGATGACGAACGGTCCATGTTGCAATCGATCGGCGTCGATTCCGTCGCCGAACTTTTTCAGTTCGTTCCGGAAGAGTTTCGGCTGCAACGACCGCTCGACATCCCTTCCGCCCTGGGCGAATTGGAACTGACGCAGCACTTGTCGGCCCTGGCCAATCGGAATGCCAGCGCGCAGCAGAAGGCCTGCTTCCTCGGCGGTGGCAGTTACGATCACTTTGTCCCCGCAGTCGTCGATGCCCTGGCTTCTCGCGGCGAGTTCTACACGAGCTACACGCCTTATCAGCCTGAAGTGAGCCAAGGCAATTTGCAGGTGATGTTTGAATATCAAACACTCATCTGCCAATTGACGGGCATGGACGTCAGCAACGCCAGTTTGTACGACGGCGGCAGCGCTGTGGCCGAAGCTGTGTTGCTGGCCATGAGTGTGACCGGACGCAACCGCGTGGTTGTCCCCGCGAGCATGCACCCTGAATATCGCCAGATTCTCGAAACCTACTTCGCGTGCTTGGGCGCGGAACTCGTCACCGTCGCCGCACCGAGTGGTTCGGTTTCGCTGGCGGATATTGCGGCCGCCGTGAATGCGGAGACTGCCTGCGTGGTGGTGCAGCATCCGAATTTCTTCGGCTGTTTGGAAGATGTGCAAGGAATCGCCAAGATCGCTCACGCCGCGGGTGCGCTGTTGATCCAGTCGTTCGATCCCCTCAGCTTGGGCTTGCTCAAGCGGCCCGCGGATATGGATGCCGATGTGGCGGTGGCTGAAGGTCAATGCCTGGGAACTCCGATGCTCTTCGGCGGGCCCTACTTGGGCATCATGGCTTGCAAGGAACAGTTTGTCCGCCGGATGCCAGGACGAATTGCCGGGCAAACGGTCGACCGTCGTGGCCGTCGCTGCTGGGTTCTGACGATGCAAACGCGTGAGCAGCATATTCGCCGCGAGAAGGCCACCAGCAATATCTGCACAAACCAAGGGTTGTTCGCCTTGCGGGCCGCAATTTATCTGTCCGAAATGGGACCGCAGGGTCTCCGCGAAGTGGCGGACCTGTGCGTTCGCAAGACAGCCTACGCGAAGCAGCAATTGACTTCGCAGCCGCGGTTTGTATCCGCCTTTGATCGGCCGACGTTCAAGGAGTTTGTCGTTCGCGATACGCAAGGTCGTGTTGCCGAAATGCTGGAGCAGGCCGCTGATGCCGGTTATCTGGCTGGTGTGCCGCTGGCTCGTTGGTATCCCGAAATGGCCGATTGCTTCCTCGTCGCCGTCACCGAGAAGCGGACTCGTCAAGAAATCGACGGGCTCGTTTCGGCTCTCTCTGCCGCCAGCAAGTCGTCGGCTCCTCGTCCGCACACTTCCCTCGCTCAAGCTGCCTGGGCGTAA